One Alicyclobacillus acidoterrestris DNA window includes the following coding sequences:
- a CDS encoding GspE/PulE family protein, which yields MARKRIGEMLVEVGILTPEQLQQALREQRETEERLGDVLINKGYITQEQLVEVLEFQLGIPHVQLSQYQIDRNLLKLIPERLAKTYKVVPFRREGNRLFVAMVDPLDYYAIDDLRMTTGFAIEPAIAARDDIQRAIHRYYNLQESVEAAIQSVPAEALVDEAEANRVDSPVVRLMNQILLQAVSARASDIHFDPQPEGVRIRYRVDGVLRTEQTLPRSMQNVLVARVKVLASLNIAEQRLPQDGRFQLHEANHDIDVRVSTMPTAHGEKVVLRVLDLRTTVLQLEQLGFSDANLSTFRAMLHRPQGAILITGPTGSGKTSTLYAALRERATPEVNVITIEDPIEYQMDGVNQVQVNHATGLTFARGLRAILRQDPDIVMIGEIRDDETAEIAARAAVTGHQVFSTLHTNDAASALNRLMDMGVEPYMVASAITGVVAQRLVRKVCRQCSVPYQPTPIEEKLFADYGCSSENLVIGRGCRACGNTGYKGRMAVHELFLMDDEIARMVLNRQSDSDYRAYALAHGMTAMIADGLAKASAQLTTVQEVLRVTAMDARY from the coding sequence ATGGCGCGAAAGCGGATCGGTGAAATGCTTGTCGAGGTCGGCATCCTGACACCTGAGCAGCTCCAACAGGCACTGCGTGAACAACGCGAGACGGAGGAGCGCCTGGGCGATGTCCTCATCAACAAGGGGTATATTACACAAGAGCAGCTCGTCGAGGTGCTCGAATTTCAGCTGGGTATTCCACATGTACAGCTCTCCCAATATCAAATTGACAGAAATCTACTAAAACTCATTCCAGAACGCCTCGCGAAGACGTATAAAGTTGTCCCGTTTCGCCGGGAGGGAAACCGCCTTTTTGTGGCGATGGTCGATCCGCTCGATTACTATGCCATCGACGATTTGCGAATGACGACAGGCTTTGCGATTGAGCCGGCGATTGCCGCGCGGGACGACATTCAACGAGCCATTCATCGCTATTACAATTTGCAAGAGTCGGTGGAGGCGGCGATTCAGAGTGTCCCTGCCGAAGCGTTGGTCGACGAAGCGGAAGCCAACCGCGTGGATTCGCCTGTGGTGCGCCTGATGAATCAGATTTTGTTGCAGGCCGTTTCGGCGCGGGCGAGTGACATTCATTTTGATCCACAACCCGAAGGGGTACGCATTCGCTATCGCGTCGACGGCGTTCTGCGCACAGAGCAGACCTTGCCGCGCAGTATGCAGAACGTGCTCGTGGCTCGCGTGAAAGTGTTGGCGAGCCTGAATATCGCCGAACAGCGTCTGCCGCAGGATGGTCGGTTTCAGCTTCACGAGGCGAACCACGATATCGACGTTCGCGTCTCGACGATGCCGACGGCGCACGGTGAGAAGGTCGTGTTGCGTGTACTTGATTTGCGAACGACGGTCTTGCAACTGGAGCAATTAGGCTTCAGCGACGCGAATCTCTCGACGTTTCGCGCTATGCTCCATCGTCCGCAAGGCGCGATACTCATCACGGGGCCGACAGGTTCAGGGAAGACGTCAACTCTGTACGCCGCGCTGCGCGAGCGCGCGACGCCGGAGGTCAACGTCATTACCATCGAAGATCCGATTGAGTATCAGATGGACGGGGTCAATCAGGTACAGGTGAATCACGCGACAGGCCTGACGTTCGCGCGGGGGTTGCGGGCGATTTTGCGGCAGGATCCGGATATTGTCATGATTGGTGAGATACGTGACGACGAGACCGCGGAAATTGCTGCTCGTGCCGCCGTGACGGGCCACCAGGTGTTCTCCACCCTGCACACGAACGATGCGGCGAGCGCCTTGAACCGCTTGATGGACATGGGTGTGGAACCCTACATGGTCGCATCGGCCATCACGGGCGTCGTGGCTCAGCGGTTGGTCCGCAAAGTGTGTCGGCAGTGCAGCGTGCCGTATCAGCCGACGCCAATCGAGGAGAAATTGTTTGCCGATTACGGCTGCTCCAGTGAGAATTTGGTGATTGGCCGCGGATGTAGAGCGTGTGGCAACACGGGGTACAAGGGGCGCATGGCGGTCCATGAACTGTTTCTCATGGACGACGAGATAGCCCGCATGGTGTTGAATAGGCAATCGGACAGCGACTATCGGGCGTACGCCTTGGCGCATGGCATGACTGCGATGATTGCAGACGGATTGGCAAAAGCGAGTGCACAGTTGACGACCGTCCAGGAAGTTCTCCGGGTCACGGCGATGGACGCGCGCTATTGA